One stretch of Streptomyces sp. A2-16 DNA includes these proteins:
- a CDS encoding IclR family transcriptional regulator has protein sequence MSPADDTSPRRNASSSLRRALGILMYLAEERSHPHGPTLTDLATGLELSKSTVLRLVAPLKDVRLVDQDPESGRYRLGPQNALLGQAYLERRDTRQITAPALHRLAEESGETVHLVSFDPPEIVYIDKVESPRAVRMHSRIGGRLPAYCTATGKVFLAHSGDDVVDGVIAAGLPARTPATITSPDRLRAELDLIRRRGYAVDDVENEQDIRCVAAPVHDHTGAVTTAVSISGPAARVTRERLPELGTLLMSATRTLTADLGGTATTTAQD, from the coding sequence ATGTCACCCGCCGACGACACCTCACCCCGCCGCAACGCCTCCTCCTCCCTGCGCCGCGCCCTGGGCATCCTGATGTACCTGGCCGAGGAGCGGAGCCATCCGCACGGCCCCACGCTCACCGACCTGGCCACCGGCCTGGAGCTGAGCAAGAGCACCGTGCTGCGGCTGGTCGCCCCGCTCAAGGACGTGCGGCTGGTCGACCAGGACCCCGAGTCGGGCCGCTACCGGCTCGGACCGCAGAACGCCCTGCTCGGCCAGGCCTATCTGGAGCGTCGCGACACCCGGCAGATCACCGCCCCCGCGCTGCACCGGCTGGCCGAGGAGAGCGGCGAGACGGTCCATCTGGTGAGCTTCGACCCGCCGGAGATCGTCTACATCGACAAGGTCGAGAGCCCCCGCGCGGTCCGCATGCACTCCCGTATCGGCGGCCGGCTGCCCGCCTACTGCACGGCGACCGGCAAGGTGTTCCTCGCGCACTCCGGGGACGACGTGGTCGACGGCGTGATCGCGGCGGGTCTGCCCGCCCGCACCCCGGCGACCATCACCTCCCCCGACCGGCTGCGCGCCGAGCTCGACCTCATCCGCCGGCGCGGCTACGCGGTGGACGACGTGGAGAACGAGCAGGACATCCGGTGTGTCGCCGCCCCGGTCCACGACCACACCGGAGCGGTCACCACGGCCGTCAGCATCTCGGGGCCCGCGGCCCGGGTCACCCGCGAACGGCTCCCCGAGCTGGGCACCCTGCTCATGTCCGCCACCCGCACCCTCACCGCAGACCTGGGCGGCACAGCGACGACGACCGCACAGGACTGA
- a CDS encoding glycosyltransferase 87 family protein produces MRAPATDRGRLLLALAAVAAVTVFTATVPLLRDWFDLRVYHGAVDTWVHHGGRLYDYRVPGTTYGFTYPPFAAVAMLPMALLGLRAAIAVGLLLNLAALAVVMRLLTGRAWRRHGWYGCALGACALALFEPLRDTFSFGQVNLVLLALVLVDAWLLATGRERWAGAGIGLAAAVKLTPALFIGLLLVAGRRRAAAVATAVALAATGLTAVVAPDASRFYWTGALWDTSRVGRLDYVSNQSLQGILARLGEEDRAVWAVAVLLTLGVWAVRARRAVAAGDWAAAFALTGLTACLVSPITWVHHLVWLLPSFAVLVRSGHPRIAGALYAVLCTSVVWLWFDDASGVDGFLGSNAYTWITLGLLLWLPTGQSRVARPIRDRSATAIDPAPSPAAPRMAQVSSQPGPSSSGATAAATGTAAGSGPGRGLARNASSDPTGSTRPAAPNPQSSSSRASS; encoded by the coding sequence ATGAGGGCGCCGGCCACGGACCGCGGCAGGCTGCTGCTGGCCCTCGCCGCCGTCGCCGCGGTGACCGTCTTCACCGCGACCGTGCCTCTCCTGCGCGACTGGTTCGATCTGCGCGTCTACCACGGGGCCGTCGACACCTGGGTCCACCACGGCGGGCGGCTCTACGACTACCGGGTGCCGGGGACGACGTACGGCTTCACCTACCCGCCGTTCGCGGCCGTCGCCATGCTCCCGATGGCCCTGCTCGGCCTGCGTGCGGCGATCGCGGTGGGCCTGCTGCTCAACCTGGCGGCCCTGGCGGTGGTGATGCGCCTGCTCACCGGCCGGGCCTGGCGGCGCCACGGCTGGTACGGCTGTGCCCTGGGGGCCTGCGCGCTCGCGCTGTTCGAACCGCTGCGCGACACCTTCAGCTTCGGCCAGGTCAACCTCGTGCTGCTGGCGCTCGTCCTGGTCGACGCGTGGCTCCTCGCGACGGGTCGGGAGCGCTGGGCCGGTGCCGGGATCGGGCTGGCCGCCGCGGTGAAGCTCACGCCGGCCCTCTTCATCGGACTGCTCCTGGTCGCCGGCCGCCGGCGGGCCGCGGCGGTCGCCACGGCCGTGGCACTGGCGGCGACGGGCCTCACGGCCGTCGTGGCGCCGGACGCCTCACGCTTCTACTGGACCGGCGCCCTGTGGGACACGTCCAGGGTGGGCCGCCTGGACTACGTCTCCAACCAGTCGCTGCAGGGCATCCTGGCGCGGCTCGGCGAGGAGGACCGCGCGGTCTGGGCGGTGGCCGTGCTGCTGACCCTGGGCGTGTGGGCCGTACGGGCCCGGCGGGCCGTGGCGGCGGGGGACTGGGCCGCCGCGTTCGCCCTGACCGGGCTGACCGCGTGCCTGGTCAGCCCGATCACCTGGGTGCACCACCTGGTGTGGCTGCTGCCGTCCTTCGCCGTTCTCGTGCGGAGCGGGCACCCGCGGATCGCGGGCGCCCTGTACGCCGTGCTGTGCACCAGCGTGGTGTGGCTGTGGTTCGACGACGCGTCGGGCGTCGACGGCTTCCTCGGCAGCAACGCCTACACCTGGATCACCCTCGGCCTGCTGCTGTGGCTCCCGACGGGTCAGTCCCGCGTCGCACGCCCGATCCGGGACCGCAGCGCCACCGCCATCGATCCCGCGCCGAGCCCCGCCGCGCCCAGGATGGCCCAGGTCTCCAGCCAGCCGGGCCCGTCGTCGTCCGGCGCGACCGCCGCCGCGACCGGCACGGCAGCGGGCTCGGGCCCCGGCCGCGGTCTCGCCCGCAACGCGTCCAGCGATCCCACCGGATCCACCCGGCCGGCCGCGCCGAACCCCCAGTCGAGCAGTTCGCGCGCCTCCTCGTAG
- the mptB gene encoding polyprenol phosphomannose-dependent alpha 1,6 mannosyltransferase MptB, translating into MAFPVDLRRCRTLGLAGTAFLALGGETAGALPARELPDASSPQAALGLVGAYFGVVLLIAAWLLLGRLVRSPERRPGTRELMGVLVIWSIPLLLAPPLFSRDVYSYLAQGAMADAHLDVYSHGPALLGGPLADEVAPMWRHTAAPYGPVFLGVASALAKASRGELPAGLFGMRLVALLGVALMATALPRLARHSGADPAAALWLGALNPLVLLHLVAGAHNDAVMLGLLGLGLVAALGRWPILGAVLVTLASLVKAPAALGLAAIVVLRVRAGDRPPRAVLTAAVSAAATTVAATAVAGTGYGWIGALNTPVSSGNWALTSLLGRATGALLERLGSDLAPLALPFWHALGVMTAVAVIGCIWLRLRPRPVYALGLSLAVVAALGPAIRPWYALWGLFLIAAAAPSASVRHRLAAVTGVLALATLPSGSPADAGQLVLAVSGGVLALVVLVQAHQTAQAPATGRTA; encoded by the coding sequence ATGGCTTTCCCCGTCGATCTCCGCCGCTGCCGGACGCTGGGCCTGGCCGGAACCGCCTTCCTCGCACTGGGCGGTGAGACGGCCGGTGCCCTGCCCGCCCGGGAGCTGCCGGACGCGTCCTCGCCCCAGGCCGCCCTGGGCCTGGTCGGCGCCTACTTCGGCGTCGTCCTCCTGATCGCCGCCTGGCTGCTCCTCGGCCGTCTGGTGCGCAGCCCCGAGCGGCGGCCCGGAACCCGCGAGCTGATGGGGGTCCTCGTCATCTGGTCGATCCCGCTGCTGCTCGCCCCGCCCCTGTTCAGCCGGGACGTCTACAGCTATCTCGCACAAGGCGCCATGGCCGACGCCCACTTGGACGTCTACAGCCACGGCCCCGCCCTGCTCGGCGGCCCCCTCGCCGACGAGGTCGCCCCCATGTGGCGCCATACGGCCGCCCCGTACGGCCCCGTGTTCCTCGGCGTGGCCTCCGCACTGGCCAAGGCGTCCCGCGGTGAACTCCCCGCCGGTCTGTTCGGGATGCGGCTGGTCGCCCTGCTCGGGGTGGCCCTCATGGCGACCGCACTGCCCCGTCTGGCCCGCCACAGCGGCGCCGACCCGGCCGCCGCGCTCTGGCTGGGCGCCCTCAACCCGCTCGTGCTGCTGCACCTGGTCGCCGGCGCCCACAACGACGCCGTCATGCTCGGTCTGCTCGGCCTCGGCCTGGTCGCCGCGCTGGGCCGGTGGCCGATCCTGGGCGCCGTACTGGTGACGCTCGCGTCGCTGGTCAAGGCCCCCGCCGCGCTGGGGCTCGCGGCGATCGTCGTGCTGCGCGTCCGGGCCGGTGACCGTCCGCCGAGAGCCGTTCTCACGGCCGCCGTCTCGGCAGCCGCCACCACTGTCGCCGCGACAGCCGTGGCGGGCACCGGCTACGGCTGGATCGGCGCCCTCAACACCCCGGTCTCGTCCGGGAACTGGGCCCTCACCAGCCTCCTCGGCCGCGCCACCGGAGCCCTGCTGGAACGCCTCGGCAGCGATCTGGCCCCGCTGGCCCTCCCGTTCTGGCACGCCCTCGGCGTCATGACCGCCGTCGCCGTCATCGGCTGCATATGGCTGCGGCTGCGTCCGCGCCCCGTCTACGCCCTTGGCCTGAGCCTCGCCGTCGTCGCCGCTCTCGGCCCGGCGATCCGCCCCTGGTACGCGCTGTGGGGGCTGTTCCTGATAGCGGCCGCCGCACCGAGCGCGTCGGTGCGGCACCGGCTGGCCGCCGTGACGGGTGTGCTCGCGCTCGCCACCCTCCCGAGCGGCAGCCCGGCCGACGCAGGGCAGCTCGTCCTCGCCGTCTCCGGGGGCGTGCTCGCGCTGGTCGTGCTGGTCCAGGCCCACCAGACGGCCCAGGCCCCGGCGACGGGACGCACGGCATGA